In Aspergillus luchuensis IFO 4308 DNA, chromosome 1, nearly complete sequence, the following are encoded in one genomic region:
- a CDS encoding M20 family metallopeptidase (COG:E;~EggNog:ENOG410PJ40;~InterPro:IPR017144,IPR002933,IPR011650,IPR017439, IPR036264;~MEROPS:MER0014418;~PFAM:PF01546,PF07687;~SMCOG1244:amidohydrolase;~antiSMASH:Cluster_1.9;~go_function: GO:0016787 - hydrolase activity [Evidence IEA]): protein MTATQTITQTVPTIDEVKVAIDAALESAKTSLRELNREIWCNPETAYQEHRAHDTICDFLEKQGFTVTRHAYGLDTSFEALSGSGGRLINFNAEYDALPDIGHACGHNLITTSSMAAFLALSTVLKQYGIPGRTQLLGTPAEENGGGKAKLIDLGAYKGVDVSLMAHAGPKELFPGVVADSVGGVRMNARKEIHCEFTGRSAHAGGNPWEGINALDALVTSYNNVAVLRQQLRPDERIHCAFLDTPTVANIIPSYTKAYWQVRSPTLKGLNQLMVKVRNCIEAGALATGCEAKIIENELYTDIKINDTLCDRYKAHMSKYDRNVIASLEKVMTGSSDIGNVSYIVPTLHTMFGITDEPGSFPHHPKFAAAAGTDYAHQEAVIVGKSLALIGWEMVTSDELFGIAQKQWKECIQE from the exons ATGACTGCGACGCAGACTATTACCCAAACCGTGCCAACGATCGACGAAGTGAAGGTGGCAATTGATGCAGCCTTGGAGTCGGCGAAAACATCGCTACGAGAGCTCAACCGAGAG ATCTGGTGTAATCCAGAAACAGCCTACCAAGAGCATCGCGCCCATGACACTATCTGCGACTTCCTCGAGAAGCAAGGCTTCACCGTAACCCGTCACGCATACGGACTGGACACCTCCTTCGAGGCACTCAGCGGATCCGGTGGACGCCTAATCAACTTCAATGCCGAATATGATGCACTGCCTGACATCGGCCACGCCTGTGGTCATAATCTCATCACTACCAGCAGTATGGCCGCCTTCCTTGCGCTGTCGACCGTTCTCAAACAATATGGTATCCCCGGTCGCACCCAGCTTTTGGGTACTCCGGCAGAGGAGAACGGCGGTGGCAAGGCCAAGCTGATTGACTTGGGTGCATACAagggtgtggatgtgtcATTGATGGC TCACGCAGGACCCAAAGAACTATTCCCTGGTGTTGTAGCGGACAGCGTCGGTGGTGTGCGAATGAACGCTCGGAAAGAAATACATTGCGAGTTTACAGGTCGGAGTGCCCATGCGGGCGGCAACCCTTGGGAAGGAATCAATGCCCTCGACGCCTTAGTGACATCGTACAACAACGTGGCCGTACTGCGCCAGCAACTCCGCCCAGATGAGCGCATCCACTGTGCTTTCCTGGATACGCCCACGGTGGCCAACATAATCCCGTCCTACACGAAAGCGTATTGGCAGGTTCGCAGCCCGACTTTGAAGGGGTTGAACCAACTTATGGTCAAGGTGCGGAACTGCATTGAGGCAGGTGCATTGGCTACAGGTTGTGAGGCGAAGATTATTGA GAATGAGTTGTATACcgacatcaagatcaacgaCACACTATGCGACCGATATAAAGCGCACATGTCCAAGTACGACCGGAATGTCATTGCAAGTCTTGAGAAGGTCATGACAGGATCATCAGATATCG GCAATGTGAGCTACATTGTCCCAACACTACACACCATGTTTGGTATCACGGATGAACCAGGCTctttcccccatcatcccaaaTTTGCTGCAGCGGCCGGAACCGATTACGCTCATCAAGAGGCGGTGATTGTAGGCAAGTCGCTGGCGCTGATTGGGTGGGAGATGGTGACGAGCGATGAGTTGTTCGGGATTGCGcagaagcagtggaaggAGTGTATTCAGGAGTAA
- a CDS encoding uncharacterized protein (COG:G;~EggNog:ENOG410QDJA;~InterPro:IPR020846,IPR011701,IPR036259;~PFAM:PF07690;~SMCOG1106:major facilitator transporter;~TransMembrane:12 (i64-81o110-128i135-153o165-185i197-216o228-248i298-322o334-357i362-382o394-415i427-445o457-478i);~antiSMASH:Cluster_1.9;~go_function: GO:0022857 - transmembrane transporter activity [Evidence IEA];~go_process: GO:0055085 - transmembrane transport [Evidence IEA]), with product MPWQLSRNQSIMEKQHTDPPPGATPELDDLKVKEEATLARDVGLGQVLEVEATPEQERKVLRKLDIILIPLMGVCYMMQYMDKLALSQATLFNLRQDLNLKGQEYTWTSAVFYFGYFAWSWPSSYLIVRLPIGKYISASVLIWGGILMCHAAAKNFGGLMAARFFLGVGEAAIAPGFSLITGMFYKREEQPARQSAWFLGNCISTIIGGVVAYGIGSIKTNAVSSWQLLFLILGAITAFISFFLIVLLPDSPKKAIFLTKPERAIAMHRTLANKTGVADEGSFRWDQAWQALRDPQTWFLVLYTFSVNLCNGGITSFSSIIINGFGFSQIRSLLMQMPLGGAQVVFLILTAGIATFVPHTRILMMIFNTLTSLIGMILVWKLDEDNRRGRLTGLALGAVFAVNIPLSLSIISSNVAGFTKRSTTSALLFVAYCVGNIVGPQFFYTSEEPHYPTGMKAATSGLALGAFFLMCLLVYYIWENKRRDRLYGVPEQMTESQELALGLSSKTDLEIEDFRYVV from the exons ATGCCGTGGCAGCTCTCACGAAACCAAAGCATCATGGAGAAGCAACATACAGACCCTCCACCGGGGGCGACCCCCGAATTAGACGATCTAAaagtgaaggaagaagcaaccCTGGCCCGGGATGTCGGACTGGGACAAGTATTGGAGGTGGAAGCCACCCCAGAGCAGGAACGAAAGGTTCTGCGAAAGCTGGACATAAT ATTGATCCCTCTGATGGGAGTCTGTTACATGATGCAATACATGGACAAGCTGGCTCTGAGTCAAGCTACCCTGTTCAACCTCCGACAGGATCTG AACCTCAAGGGACAAGAATATACCTGGACATCTGCTGTCTTCTATTTCGGGTATTTTGCCTGGAGTTGGCCCAGCTCGTATCTGATCGTCCGTCTGCCAATTGGCAAATACATCAGTGCCTCAGT ATTAATATGGGGAGGCATCCTAATGTGCCACGCCGCAGCAAAGAACTTCGGGGGTTTAATGGCTGCCCGATTCTTCCTAGGAGTGGGTGAAGCCGCCATTGCCCCGGGATTCTCCCTCATCACAGGCATGTTCTACAAGCGCGAGGAACAACCAGCACG GCAATCGGCCTGGTTCCTAGGAAACtgcatctccaccatcatcggcggTGTCGTAGCCTACGGAATTGGCAGCATCAAAACCAACGCCGTATCTAGCTGgcaactcctcttcctcatcctcggcgcCATCACCGCATTCATCTCCTttttcctcatcgtcctcctccccgaCTCCCCCAAGAAAGCCATCTTCCTGACCAAACCCGAGCGCGCCATCGCCATGCACCGCACCCTCGCCAACAAAACCGGTGTCGCGGACGAAGGATCATTCAGATGGGACCAAGCCTGGCAGGCACTCCGCGACCCTCAAACCTGGTTCTTGGTTTTATACACCTTTTCCGTGAACCTCTGCAACGGCGGAATCACAAGC TTCTCCTCCATAATCATCAAcggcttcggcttctcccAAAtccgctccctcctcatgCAAATGCCTCTCGGTGGCGCCCAagtcgtcttcctcatcctcaccgcGGGCATCGCAACCTTCGTCCCACACACCCGAATCCTCATGATGATCTTCAACACCCTCACCTCCCTGATCGGCATGATACTCGTCTGGAAGCTCGATGAAGATAACCGTCGAGGCAGACTCACGGGTCTGGCCCTAGGCGCTGTCTTCGCTGTCAATATTCCCCTCTCGCTGAGCATCATCAGTTCGAATGTCGCCGGGTTCACAAAAAGAAGTACCACCAGCGCGTTGTTGTTTGTTGCATACTGTGTGGGGAATATTGTCGGGCCGCAGTTCTTTTATACCTCCGAGGAGCCTCACTATCCG ACGGGCATGAAAGCTGCTACTTCGGGACTGGCGTTAGGAGCATTCTTCTTGATGTGTTTGCTGGTGTATTATATTTGGGAGAATAAGCGGAGGGATCGCCTGTATGGAGTTCCGGAGCAGATGACGGAGAGTCAGGAGTTGGCGTTGGGGTTGTCGAGTAAGACGGATTTGGAGATTGAGGATTTTAGATATGTTGTGTAG
- a CDS encoding uncharacterized protein (COG:S;~EggNog:ENOG410PXAA;~antiSMASH:Cluster_1.9) — translation MAVPTLEGIPVELRISILFTIPDSGTLWSLLRASPAYYEVFELVKKDLLQSLLQKHHAGLVDMTDAIAAIRSKGLYASEQPNKEKIIALLESRNYSYKAPRPETPPAQLLDEPANTQETVQLLQLHKQALLFLEDFCRTIRRPVWMDETRWESDIIPLVLTENEKRRIIRAFYRLQIYGNIFGSIERTVDAEHTSEDNDWQEEQDVFTGGEMWRLFFGYMSPWEVEEFSCLWEHCCYRYESILREVSDSLVQTGCMFFDELPEDQRPPPGCWYTDCDDFESPMDKRESLASKGPSLLCKILREKQFLARRNLVLFNVRSFRLYFYDFGIWPRPTDNDQMELFYPADKFNFGTDRNGLREFLKSLPPFERPNLAWERIWLRDDFNFAQVFYDMYEFGATNKHRPWQYALWDDERLIEWNVPILSDDYPFWDPRHDN, via the exons ATG GCTGTACCCACCCTGGAAGGCATCCCGGTGGAACTGCGTATTTCCATCCTATTTACCATACCTGATTCCGGTACACTGTGGTCGCTATTACGTGCATCGCCCGCATACTATGAAGTCTTTGAGCTAGTGAAGAAAGACCTTCTGCAGAGCCTTCTACAGAAGCACCATGCTGGCCTGGTTGACATGACCGATGCAATAGCCGCCATCCGTTCCAAAGGCTTGTACGCTTCCGAGCAACccaacaaagaaaaaatcaTCGCACTTCTTGAGAGCCGAAATTACAGCTACAAGGCCCCTCGGCCGGAAACTCCACCTGCGCAGCTTCTAGATGAACCAGCAAATACCCAGGAGACAGTGCAGTTGCTGCAATTACATAAACAGGCCCTATTATTCCTGGAGGATTTCTGCAGAACCATTAGGCGACcggtatggatggatgagaccAGGTGGGAGAGCGACATCATACCTCTGGTCTTAACAGAGAACGAGAAACGACGCATCATCCGTGCCTTCTATCGATTGCAAATCTACGGAAATATCTTCGGTTCAATCGAACGTACTGTGGATGCGGAGCACACCTCGGAGGACAACGATTGGCAAGAGGAGCAAGATGTATTCACTGGCGGCGAGATGTGGCGTCTGTTCTTTGGCTATATGAGTCCCtgggaagttgaagaatTCAGCTGTCTATGGGAACACTGCTGTTACCGATACGAATCGATACTCCGCGAAGTATCCGACAGCCTGGTACAGACAGGTTGCATGTTCTTCGACGAGCTGCCAGAAGATCAACGACCCCCACCTGGTTGCTGGTACACGGACTGTGATGATTTCGAAAGCCCAATggacaagagagagagcctGGCCTCGAAAGGGCCCTCACTCCTATGCAAAATCCTGCGGGAAAAACAATTCCTCGCTCGCCGGAACCTGGTCCTCTTCAACGTGCGATCATTTAGGTTATATTTCTACGACTTCGGAATCTGGCCCAGACCGACCGACAATGATCAAATGGAACTGTTCTACCCTGCAGACAAATTCAACTTCGGCACGGACAGGAATGGACTTCGAGAATTCCTGAAATCATTACCGCCTTTTGAGCGGCCTAACCTAGCATGGGAGAGGATATGGCTTCGAGACGATTTCAATTTCGCCCAGGTCTTTTATGACATGTATGAGTTTGGGGCTACTAATAAGCACCGTCCGTGGCAATACGCTTTGTGGGACGACGAGAGACTCATCGAATGGAATGTACCAATTCTCTCTGATGACTATCCGTTTTGGGACCCGCGGCATGACAATTGA